In Myxosarcina sp. GI1, one genomic interval encodes:
- a CDS encoding transglutaminase family protein, translated as MINKNLNTPPMLLGAAILFWGWQTGWWLAALPMVLVYEGSRWVRWRWDLTTKDFRQTSHLCTVLLVGVLIYLFVSERSLQLIFIFFQWLPIICFPLLAAQAYSTSNGIDVNALLLMQEKPQSVKQQATVLNLTYPYYAICLVSASAANVRDMTFYLGMLLLTTLAFWFLRSPRFSPALWICLVFITASLGIVGHAGMQQLQVSLKRSTYRLFSSFYHRSHIDPWQRTTAIGDIGSLKLSNRIVLRVKPASGELAPELLTEAVYDRYRSPRWIADSTDFTHVKPDSEGLSWQLKETESNAGNSTVNIAGYLGKKSELLNLPDGTVEVNRLLIDTMERNQYGTVKIKGEPGFISYLAKYKNDFSLGSPPTPADLQIPAAEQPAIAKIVSSLDLTERSPEEILRRVESFFQQEFNYSLELTQQGNNSTPLATFLLDNRSGHCEYFATATTLLLRAVGIPTRYTVGYSVHEFSRLENQYIVRERNAHAWTQVYVNGTWQALDTTPSSWIGIEERAKRNWQWFFDLLSFIKFKYFDILREIAEGGLARYWWWLILPLGLLLWRWLKSQDLNNRKRIDITRGKDKNSFIGEDSEIYLVEQALNELGFIRDRSETFQDWLNRLENKLPSADLLADLRSLVRLHYRYRFDPLGIEPHERAKLRSLGQTWLSKYRQVMSSQADS; from the coding sequence TTGCCAATGGTGCTGGTTTACGAAGGTTCGCGATGGGTTCGTTGGCGATGGGATTTAACAACAAAAGATTTTAGACAGACTTCTCATTTGTGTACGGTATTGCTAGTAGGAGTGCTGATTTATCTATTTGTTTCTGAGCGATCGCTCCAGCTAATTTTTATCTTTTTTCAGTGGTTGCCAATAATTTGCTTTCCACTATTGGCAGCGCAGGCATATTCTACCAGCAACGGCATTGATGTTAATGCGCTGTTGTTAATGCAAGAGAAACCACAGTCAGTCAAGCAACAGGCAACAGTACTTAATTTGACTTATCCCTACTATGCTATCTGTTTGGTGTCGGCTAGTGCTGCCAACGTTAGAGACATGACTTTTTATTTAGGAATGTTGCTGCTAACAACTTTAGCTTTCTGGTTTTTGCGCTCTCCCAGATTTTCCCCCGCTCTCTGGATTTGCCTGGTTTTTATAACTGCTAGTTTGGGAATTGTCGGTCATGCAGGGATGCAGCAGCTTCAGGTAAGTTTAAAACGCAGTACCTACCGTTTATTTAGTAGCTTTTATCATCGCTCTCATATCGATCCCTGGCAGAGAACTACAGCTATTGGCGATATTGGTTCGCTCAAGCTTTCTAACCGCATTGTTTTGAGAGTCAAACCCGCCTCTGGAGAGCTTGCGCCAGAGCTTTTAACCGAAGCGGTTTACGATCGGTATCGCTCGCCTAGATGGATTGCCGATAGTACTGATTTTACTCACGTCAAGCCAGACTCTGAGGGACTTAGTTGGCAACTAAAAGAGACAGAAAGCAATGCAGGTAACTCGACGGTTAATATTGCTGGCTATTTGGGTAAAAAATCCGAATTGTTAAACTTACCCGATGGCACTGTAGAGGTTAACCGCCTGTTAATAGATACTATGGAGCGCAATCAATACGGTACGGTAAAAATAAAGGGCGAACCTGGTTTTATTTCCTATTTAGCTAAGTATAAAAATGATTTTTCTCTCGGTAGCCCTCCTACCCCAGCCGATTTACAAATTCCTGCTGCCGAACAACCTGCGATCGCTAAAATAGTATCTAGTTTGGATTTAACAGAGCGATCGCCAGAAGAAATTTTACGGCGCGTAGAAAGCTTTTTCCAGCAAGAATTTAATTATTCTCTCGAATTGACACAACAAGGTAATAACTCGACACCTCTGGCGACGTTTTTGCTAGACAATCGTTCGGGACACTGTGAATATTTCGCCACCGCTACCACACTTTTGTTACGCGCTGTGGGTATTCCTACTCGCTATACAGTTGGCTATTCGGTTCATGAATTCAGTCGGCTGGAAAACCAGTATATCGTGCGAGAGCGCAACGCTCATGCCTGGACGCAAGTATATGTAAACGGCACCTGGCAAGCACTAGATACTACTCCTAGTTCGTGGATTGGTATTGAGGAGAGAGCCAAGCGCAATTGGCAGTGGTTTTTCGATCTGCTTTCGTTTATTAAGTTTAAATACTTCGATATCTTGCGCGAGATTGCCGAAGGGGGTTTGGCTCGTTATTGGTGGTGGTTAATTTTGCCTCTAGGCTTACTTCTGTGGCGTTGGTTGAAAAGCCAGGATCTAAATAACAGAAAGAGAATCGACATTACTAGAGGTAAAGACAAAAACTCTTTTATAGGAGAAGATTCGGAAATATATTTAGTAGAACAAGCCTTAAACGAACTGGGGTTTATTCGCGATCGCTCCGAAACTTTTCAAGACTGGCTTAATAGATTGGAAAACAAACTACCGTCAGCAGATTTACTCGCCGACTTGCGATCGCTAGTAAGACTCCATTATCGCTATCGTTTCGATCCTCTAGGTATCGAACCACACGAAAGAGCCAAACTAAGATCCCTCGGTCAAACTTGGTTGTCTAAATATCGTCAGGTTATGAGTAGTCAAGCTGATTCTTAG
- a CDS encoding calcium-binding protein: protein MVTDSSSSFSISTDSTKLSSDDFNSLVKDSSNSYVEVEGDGDGLLTGGNGNDQLYSDKGNDYLAADKGNDYLEAGNGNDTLYGGEGNDTMYGGGGNDQLYGGGGNDRLYGNKGNDYLTGGNGADTFAFNNKQEGIDVIKDFDGQQGDVIEIDKQGFGASSTDDFQYDSQSGALSFKNAQFVILENPANFSVADNVTLV from the coding sequence ATGGTGACAGATTCTAGCAGCAGTTTTAGTATTAGCACAGACTCAACCAAACTCTCTAGTGATGATTTTAATAGTTTGGTAAAAGACAGCAGCAATAGTTACGTAGAAGTAGAAGGTGACGGAGATGGTTTGCTAACAGGTGGTAATGGTAATGACCAACTTTATAGCGACAAAGGCAATGATTATTTGGCTGCTGATAAGGGTAACGACTATTTAGAAGCTGGTAACGGAAATGATACCCTTTATGGAGGTGAAGGTAACGACACCATGTATGGCGGTGGAGGTAATGACCAGCTTTACGGTGGTGGTGGTAACGACCGACTTTATGGCAATAAAGGGAATGATTACCTAACGGGTGGTAATGGTGCTGATACTTTTGCTTTCAACAATAAGCAAGAAGGAATAGATGTTATTAAAGATTTTGATGGGCAACAGGGAGATGTTATCGAGATCGATAAACAGGGATTTGGAGCTTCTTCCACTGACGACTTTCAATATGATTCTCAAAGTGGAGCCTTATCGTTTAAAAATGCTCAATTTGTCATCTTAGAAAATCCTGCCAATTTTTCTGTTGCAGATAATGTCACTTTAGTATAA
- a CDS encoding calcium-binding protein — translation MILDAGDLIKVDLSDYISDDLLKNYSKGGKKGSKNYSFKKSGKKYSYSSSTSYSSDGYSYSSSYLKGSNGNDYLKSGNGNDKLYGGNGNDKLYSGNGNDKLYGDKGNDYLVGGKGNDKLYGGSGNDKLYGGKGNDSLTGGKGSDTFVFHNKYEKTDVIKDFHKYEGDVIEINKSGFGASSIDDFYYNDLNGALSFDGTKFAILEGTPNFSVEDNIRLV, via the coding sequence ATGATTCTTGATGCTGGTGATTTAATTAAAGTAGATCTTTCCGATTACATAAGTGACGATCTCTTAAAAAACTATTCAAAAGGCGGTAAAAAAGGCAGCAAAAATTATAGCTTTAAAAAAAGTGGTAAAAAATATAGCTACAGTTCTAGCACTAGCTATAGTTCCGATGGTTATAGCTACAGCTCTAGTTATCTTAAAGGCAGTAACGGCAATGACTATCTCAAAAGCGGCAACGGCAATGACAAACTCTATGGCGGCAATGGTAATGACAAACTTTATAGTGGCAACGGCAATGACAAGCTCTATGGTGACAAAGGTAACGACTACTTAGTAGGAGGCAAAGGTAATGATAAGCTATATGGTGGTAGTGGAAACGATAAGCTCTACGGTGGTAAAGGTAACGATTCTTTAACAGGTGGTAAAGGGTCTGATACTTTTGTTTTTCACAATAAGTATGAAAAAACTGATGTCATTAAAGATTTCCATAAGTACGAAGGAGATGTTATTGAAATCAACAAAAGTGGTTTTGGAGCTTCTTCCATCGATGATTTTTACTATAACGATCTTAATGGTGCTTTATCGTTTGACGGAACCAAATTCGCTATCTTAGAAGGGACACCTAATTTTTCTGTTGAAGATAATATTCGTTTAGTTTAG